A section of the Telopea speciosissima isolate NSW1024214 ecotype Mountain lineage chromosome 3, Tspe_v1, whole genome shotgun sequence genome encodes:
- the LOC122653627 gene encoding serine carboxypeptidase 1-like, giving the protein MAMDRFFFCNLFAYLFLRFILIAAAPESALVTNLPGFSGTLPSKHYSGYITVDETNQRNLFYYFVLSEGSPSKDPVVLWLNGGPGCSSFDGFVYEHGPFNFEAANTSGGLPQLHLNPYSWSKVSNIIYLDSPAGVGMSYSKVQADYNTGDLKTALDSHSFLLKWFEQYPEFLSNPFYIVGESYAGVYVPTLASEVAGGIQAGVKPVLNFKGYMVGNGVTDEVFDGNALVPFVHGMGLISDDLYEETLKACQGNYWNPASGVCGDKLSKIDQDVNDLNIYDILEPCYHSPNSEKFTDGKIKLPSSFRKLGETERPLAVRKRMFGRAWPYRAPVRDGIVPTWGQILNGDDNVPCTDDVVATAWLDNAAVRQAIHAEQQSAIGGWQLCTDNINFNHDAGSMIKYHKNLTALGYRALIYSGDHDMCVPYTGSQAWTRSLGYKIIDEWRPWYCNDQVAGYTQGYEHNLRFLTVKGSGHTVPEYKPVEALALFSRWLAGQSI; this is encoded by the exons ATGGCCATGGATAGattcttcttctgcaacttaTTTGCCTACTTATTTCTGAGATTTATACTTATTGCAGCAGCACCTGAGAGTGCTCTAGTCACCAATCTTCCTGGTTTCAGTGGCACTCTTCCTTCCAAACACTATTCTGG GTATATAACGGTGGATGAGACTAACCAGAGAAACCTATTTTACTACTTCGTTCTTTCGGAGGGAAGCCCATCGAAGGATCCAGTTGTTCTATGGCTTAATGGTGGACCAGGCTGCTCTAGCTTTGATGGTTTTGTGTATGAGCATG GCCCATTCAATTTTGAAGCAGCAAATACATCTGGAGGCTTACCCCAATTGCATCTCAATCCATACAGCTGGTCCAAG GTCTCAAACATCATCTATTTGGATTCTCCTGCAGGAGTTGGAATGTCTTATTCCAAAGTTCAAGCTGACTATAATACTGGAGACTTAAAGACAGCATTAGATTCACACAGCTTTCTCCTAAAG TGGTTTGAGCAATACCCAGAGTTCCTTTCTAACCCATTTTACATAGTTGGGGAGTCATATGCTGGAGTGTATGTGCCAACTCTTGCTTCTGAAGTTGCAGgag GAATTCAAGCTGGCGTGAAACCCGTTCTCAACTTCAAA GGTTACATGGTTGGTAATGGTGTCACGGATGAAGTATTTGATGGAAACGCTTTAGTACCATTTGTCCATGGGATGGGTCTCATCTCAGATGATCTATATGAG GAGACTTTGAAAGCCTGTCAAGGAAATTACTGGAATCCTGCTTCTGGTGTCTGTGGAGACAAGCTTTCAAAAATTGACCAG GACGTCAATGACCTAAACATCTATGACATTCTTGAGCCCTGCTACCACAGCCCAAACTCTGAAAAGTTCACAGATGGTAAAATCAAGTTACCTTCTAGCTTCAGGAAGTTAGGTGAGACTGAGAGGCCTCTTGCtgtgaggaagaggatgttTGGTCGTGCTTGGCCATATAGAGCTCCTGTGAGAGATGGGATAGTTCCGACATGGGGACAGATTCTGAATGGTGACGACAATGTTCCATGCACT GATGATGTAGTTGCAACTGCATGGCTGGACAACGCAGCAGTTAGGCAAGCAATTCATGCTGAACAG CAAAGCGCCATTGGTGGCTGGCAGTTATGTACAGACAATATCAATTTTAATCATGATGCCGGAAGCATGATCAAGTATCACAAGAACCTCACTGCTCTTGGTTATCGGGCTCTTATTTACAG TGGAGATCATGATATGTGTGTGCCATATACTGGGAGCCAAGCATGGACTAGATCGCTTGGATATAAAATTATAGACGAATGGAGGCCTTGGTATTGCAATGATCAAGTTGCAGG GTACACGCAAGGCTATGAACACAACCTCAGATTTCTCACTGTAAAG GGGTCTGGACATACTGTCCCTGAATACAAGCCAGTAGAGGCATTGGCCCTTTTTAGCCGTTGGTTGGCAGGACAATCAATATGA